A part of Chitinimonas koreensis genomic DNA contains:
- a CDS encoding methyl-accepting chemotaxis protein: MSNSLTISQKLALGFSAVIALLLVLAGVAYVNVIRLSDAVRWNNHTYEVIREGQSMLEHMLNVQTGARGYLLTADERFLEPFRLGRESVLRHYERIRTLTADNPVQQQRLAKIYQLQGELIGFSQQLIDLRRAAQRDLRKQQAVTAMVAAGRGKELMDAFRKEVGDFTDTEQALLGTRQADVKEREQATRLILSLGCALAIVLAGLIAWAIIRGLSRQLGGEPAYASEVARRIAQGDFSHPVTLRRDDRDSLLAHMAQMQDGLSRLIARIKQAAEAINVGAQEIAMGNNDLSRRTEQQAAALEETASSMEELTVTVKQNADSARQGKTVAEHASGVAGRGGEVMQQVVHTMGSITDSSRKIVDIIGVIDTIAFQTNILALNAAVEAARAGEQGRGFAVVAGEVRTLAQRSAAAAKEIKGLIGASVDKVEGGNRLVESAGQTIHEVVVAIHRVTELMNDVSDASYEQSNGIQQVNTTVIQMDEVTQQNAALVEEVASASESLAQQSRALADAVSRFRLPDGLAVAPAAAPVARPAMHAAHLAPLTQRRREAAAAVELPKRAQPADEDWTEF, translated from the coding sequence ATGTCCAATTCACTCACCATCTCGCAGAAGCTGGCGCTCGGCTTTTCCGCGGTCATCGCCCTGTTGCTGGTGCTGGCCGGGGTGGCCTACGTCAACGTCATCCGGCTGTCCGACGCGGTGCGCTGGAACAACCACACCTACGAGGTGATCCGCGAGGGACAGAGCATGCTGGAGCACATGCTCAACGTGCAGACCGGCGCGCGCGGCTACCTGCTGACCGCCGACGAACGCTTCCTCGAGCCGTTCAGGCTCGGCCGCGAATCGGTGCTGCGGCACTACGAGCGGATCAGGACGTTGACCGCCGACAACCCGGTCCAGCAGCAGCGGCTGGCCAAGATCTACCAGCTGCAGGGCGAGCTGATCGGCTTTTCGCAGCAGCTGATCGACCTGCGCCGTGCTGCCCAGCGCGACCTGCGCAAGCAGCAGGCGGTGACGGCAATGGTCGCCGCCGGCCGCGGCAAGGAACTGATGGACGCCTTCCGCAAGGAGGTCGGCGACTTCACCGACACCGAGCAGGCGCTGCTGGGCACACGCCAGGCCGACGTGAAGGAGCGCGAGCAGGCCACCCGGCTGATCCTGTCGCTCGGCTGCGCGCTGGCCATCGTGCTGGCCGGGCTGATCGCCTGGGCCATCATCCGCGGCCTGTCGCGCCAGCTCGGCGGCGAGCCGGCCTACGCCTCCGAGGTCGCCCGCCGCATCGCCCAGGGCGATTTCAGCCACCCGGTGACGCTGCGCCGCGACGACCGCGACAGCCTGCTGGCCCACATGGCGCAGATGCAGGACGGCCTGTCGCGGCTGATCGCACGGATCAAGCAGGCGGCCGAGGCGATCAACGTCGGTGCGCAGGAGATCGCGATGGGCAACAACGACCTGTCGCGCCGCACCGAGCAGCAGGCCGCCGCGCTGGAGGAGACCGCCTCGTCGATGGAGGAGCTGACGGTGACGGTGAAGCAGAACGCCGACAGCGCGCGCCAGGGCAAGACCGTGGCCGAGCACGCCTCGGGCGTGGCCGGCCGCGGCGGCGAGGTGATGCAGCAGGTGGTGCACACCATGGGCTCGATCACCGACAGCTCGCGCAAGATCGTCGACATCATCGGCGTGATCGACACCATCGCCTTCCAGACCAACATCCTGGCGCTCAACGCCGCGGTCGAGGCGGCGCGCGCCGGCGAGCAGGGCCGCGGCTTCGCGGTGGTGGCCGGCGAGGTGCGCACGCTGGCGCAGCGCTCGGCGGCGGCGGCGAAGGAGATCAAGGGCCTGATCGGCGCCTCGGTCGACAAGGTCGAGGGCGGCAACCGGCTGGTCGAATCGGCCGGCCAGACCATCCACGAGGTGGTGGTGGCGATCCACCGCGTGACCGAGCTGATGAACGACGTGTCCGACGCCTCCTACGAGCAGAGCAACGGCATCCAGCAGGTCAACACCACGGTGATCCAGATGGACGAGGTGACCCAGCAGAACGCCGCGCTGGTCGAGGAGGTGGCGTCGGCCAGCGAATCGCTGGCGCAGCAGTCGCGCGCGCTGGCCGACGCGGTCAGCCGCTTCCGCCTGCCCGACGGCCTGGCGGTCGCGCCGGCCGCCGCGCCGGTGGCGCGGCCGGCGATGCATGCGGCCCACCTGGCGCCGCTGACGCAGCGCCGGCGCGAGGCCGCCGCCGCGGTCGAGCTGCCCAAGCGGGCGCAGCCGGCCGACGAGGACTGGACGGAATTCTAG
- a CDS encoding chemotaxis protein CheA, producing the protein MQIDITQFHGIYFDETAEHIAAIEQVLLAIDPAGPSRAQLDQIFRAAHSIKGASATFGFGDLARVTHILESLLGAVREGRLPLSTPIIDNVLQANDLLKTLLDDARAYRASNRIDIDAMCARLNKLSRGTATAAPLPAEAEPFGFFDDEPAAPAAPAGEADEGFGFFADAFEPVADLPASSLAIAAAAVAAETRPPVPAEASSIRVGVERVDQLINLVGELVITQSMLNEAGARLEPALHEQLHRALGLLQRNTRDLQDVVMSIRMLPIAFVFNRFPRLARDLAARLGKQVELTMYGEATELDRSVIEHIADPLTHIVRNSIDHGVELPEARIAAGKPPAGRVLLTAYQQGGSIAVEVSDDGAGLQRERILAKARALGMPLPAEMSDQEVWQLIFAPGFSTAEAVTDVSGRGVGMDVVRRNIQEIGGRIEIESQAGQGTRLTIRLPLTLAIVDGMVVRVGGATYILPLGSIVETLLPDATQCRTVAGAGEVVLVRGEYIPVVALREAFGIAPDPAAAGIVVLVEIGARRAALRVDEILGDRQVVVKSLETNYRKVAGLSGATIMGDGHVALILDVAELIHRTPQIGRP; encoded by the coding sequence ATGCAGATCGACATCACCCAGTTCCACGGCATCTACTTCGACGAGACGGCCGAGCACATCGCCGCCATCGAGCAGGTGCTGCTGGCGATCGATCCGGCCGGCCCCTCGCGCGCCCAGCTCGACCAGATCTTCCGCGCCGCCCATTCGATCAAGGGCGCCAGCGCCACCTTCGGCTTCGGCGACCTGGCCCGCGTCACCCACATCCTCGAATCCCTGCTCGGCGCGGTGCGCGAGGGGCGGCTGCCGCTGTCCACCCCGATCATCGACAACGTGCTGCAGGCCAACGACCTGCTCAAGACCCTGCTCGACGACGCGCGCGCCTATCGCGCCAGCAACCGCATCGACATCGACGCGATGTGCGCGCGGCTCAACAAGCTCAGCCGCGGCACGGCCACGGCCGCGCCCCTCCCGGCCGAGGCCGAGCCGTTCGGCTTCTTCGACGACGAGCCGGCCGCGCCCGCAGCGCCGGCCGGCGAGGCGGACGAGGGCTTCGGCTTCTTCGCCGACGCGTTCGAGCCGGTGGCCGACCTGCCGGCGTCCTCCCTGGCCATCGCCGCCGCCGCCGTGGCCGCCGAAACCCGGCCGCCGGTACCGGCCGAGGCCTCGTCGATCCGCGTCGGCGTCGAGCGCGTCGACCAACTGATCAACCTGGTCGGCGAGCTGGTCATCACCCAGTCGATGCTCAACGAGGCCGGCGCGCGGCTCGAGCCGGCGCTGCACGAGCAGCTGCACCGGGCGCTCGGCCTGTTGCAGCGCAATACCCGCGATCTGCAGGACGTGGTGATGAGCATCCGCATGCTGCCGATCGCCTTCGTCTTCAACCGTTTCCCGCGGCTGGCGCGCGACCTGGCGGCGCGGCTGGGCAAGCAGGTCGAGCTGACCATGTACGGCGAGGCGACCGAGCTCGACCGCAGCGTGATCGAGCACATCGCCGATCCGCTGACCCATATCGTGCGCAACAGCATCGACCACGGCGTGGAGCTGCCCGAGGCGCGCATCGCCGCCGGCAAGCCGCCGGCCGGCCGGGTGCTGCTGACCGCCTACCAGCAGGGCGGCAGCATCGCGGTCGAGGTGTCGGACGACGGCGCCGGCCTGCAGCGCGAGCGCATCCTGGCCAAGGCGCGCGCGCTCGGCATGCCGCTGCCGGCCGAGATGAGCGACCAGGAGGTCTGGCAGCTGATCTTCGCGCCGGGCTTCTCCACCGCCGAGGCGGTCACCGACGTGTCGGGCCGCGGCGTCGGCATGGACGTGGTCCGGCGCAACATCCAGGAGATCGGCGGCCGCATCGAGATCGAATCGCAGGCCGGCCAGGGCACCCGGCTGACCATCCGGCTGCCGCTCACGCTGGCCATCGTCGACGGCATGGTGGTGCGGGTCGGCGGCGCCACCTACATCCTGCCGCTGGGCAGCATCGTCGAGACCCTGCTGCCCGACGCCACCCAGTGCCGCACCGTGGCCGGCGCCGGCGAGGTGGTGCTGGTGCGCGGCGAATACATCCCGGTGGTGGCGCTGCGCGAGGCCTTCGGCATCGCGCCGGACCCGGCTGCCGCCGGCATCGTGGTGCTGGTCGAGATCGGCGCGCGCCGCGCGGCGCTGCGCGTCGACGAGATCCTGGGCGACCGCCAGGTGGTGGTGAAGAGCCTGGAGACCAATTACCGCAAGGTGGCCGGCCTGTCCGGCGCCACCATCATGGGCGATGGCCACGTCGCGCTGATCCTCGACGTCGCCGAGCTGATCCATCGCACGCCGCAGATAGGAAGACCATGA
- a CDS encoding response regulator, translated as MEKTRPRSGSPAASAIAPPEPTVSSSEAARLLGVSVRTVQLWLGQGKLQGWRTAGGHRRVYTASLQPFLGQSAAPPRDGLRLLIVEDDPDLLELYVLTIASWGLALEVRTAGNGVDALLMLGQWRPDVLLTDLDMPAVDGVQMIRSLRASADHAALRILVVTGLDAAAMRRLGTLPADVPVMRKPLSFDWLRGFLEASLLCACHD; from the coding sequence ATGGAAAAAACCCGGCCCCGTTCCGGCAGTCCCGCTGCCAGCGCCATCGCGCCGCCCGAGCCGACCGTGTCGAGCAGCGAGGCGGCGCGCCTGCTCGGCGTGTCGGTGCGCACCGTCCAGCTGTGGCTCGGCCAGGGCAAGCTGCAGGGCTGGCGCACCGCCGGCGGTCATCGCCGGGTCTACACCGCCTCGCTGCAGCCCTTCCTGGGCCAGTCCGCCGCGCCGCCGCGCGACGGCCTGCGCCTCTTGATCGTCGAGGACGATCCGGACCTGCTCGAACTGTATGTATTGACCATTGCCAGCTGGGGCCTGGCGCTCGAGGTGCGCACCGCCGGCAACGGCGTCGATGCGCTGCTGATGCTGGGCCAATGGCGGCCCGACGTGCTGCTGACCGATCTCGACATGCCGGCGGTCGACGGCGTGCAGATGATCCGCAGCCTGCGCGCCAGCGCCGACCATGCCGCGCTGAGGATCCTGGTGGTGACCGGCCTCGACGCCGCCGCGATGCGCCGGCTCGGCACCCTGCCGGCCGACGTGCCGGTAATGCGCAAGCCGCTGTCGTTCGACTGGCTGCGCGGCTTCCTCGAAGCCTCCCTGCTGTGCGCCTGCCATGACTGA
- a CDS encoding diguanylate cyclase: MSEDTRSEFTRRLEALRLQFQAALPARLGEIRQLVDAAGREPDALQRLRQTAHTLAGTAASYGHAEIGEALAMIEREAARLAAAPAAERDGQRLVRLGALLAAGSPGAPVLAATRPTPAEAAPAGQSVLIVEDDRPFAAELALQLEYFGYRVIVHHEPAGLEALLRDGGFDVAVMDMVLGADCATSAAVVSKMADRGALPPIVFMSSYGDFPTRLEAVRAGGQSFLPKPLDVPALVDRIEVLTGRSASEALRVMIVDDSAAMSELHATWLQTAGMVTRVINDPFAVAASLQEFFPDLILLDIDMPDCDGMELAAVIRQQAEYISLPLIFCSTEARIADFLPSILASGDDYLAKPLDSALLTAKVAGRASRHRTLRSLMTRDSLTHCLNHTRIKESVALEIERARRERSSFAVAMIDIDHFKAINDTHGHPVGDRVIKNLAHLLRQRLRKYDLVGRYGGEEFLVVLPGTTAETAAVLMERMRESFEKLNHGQGGAELHATFSCGIAGFPAADHAEALIERADVRVYEAKRAGRNRVVAHG, from the coding sequence ATGAGCGAAGACACCCGTAGCGAATTCACCCGCAGGCTCGAAGCCCTGCGCCTGCAATTCCAGGCCGCGCTGCCGGCCCGGCTGGGCGAGATCCGGCAACTGGTCGACGCGGCCGGCCGCGAGCCGGACGCGCTGCAGCGGCTGCGCCAGACCGCCCATACCCTGGCCGGCACCGCGGCCTCCTACGGCCATGCCGAGATCGGCGAAGCGCTGGCCATGATCGAGCGCGAGGCGGCCCGGCTGGCCGCGGCGCCGGCCGCCGAGCGCGACGGCCAGCGCCTGGTCCGGCTCGGCGCCCTGCTGGCCGCCGGCTCGCCGGGTGCGCCGGTGCTGGCCGCCACCCGGCCGACGCCGGCCGAGGCGGCGCCGGCCGGGCAATCGGTGCTGATCGTCGAGGACGACCGGCCGTTCGCCGCCGAACTGGCGCTGCAGCTCGAATACTTCGGCTACCGCGTCATCGTGCACCACGAGCCGGCGGGGCTGGAGGCGCTGCTGCGCGACGGCGGCTTCGACGTGGCGGTGATGGACATGGTGCTCGGCGCCGACTGCGCCACCTCGGCCGCGGTGGTGTCGAAGATGGCCGACCGCGGCGCGCTGCCGCCGATCGTCTTCATGTCGTCCTACGGCGATTTCCCGACCCGGCTGGAGGCGGTACGCGCCGGCGGCCAGAGCTTCCTGCCCAAGCCGCTCGACGTGCCGGCGCTGGTCGACCGCATCGAGGTGCTGACCGGCCGCAGCGCCAGCGAGGCGCTGCGGGTGATGATCGTCGACGACTCGGCGGCGATGTCCGAGCTGCACGCGACCTGGCTGCAGACCGCCGGCATGGTCACCCGGGTGATCAACGACCCGTTCGCGGTCGCGGCCTCGCTGCAGGAATTCTTCCCCGACCTGATCCTGCTCGACATCGACATGCCCGACTGCGACGGCATGGAGCTGGCCGCGGTGATCCGCCAGCAGGCCGAGTACATCAGCCTGCCGCTGATCTTCTGCTCGACCGAGGCGCGCATCGCCGACTTCCTGCCCAGCATCCTCGCCTCGGGCGACGACTACCTGGCCAAGCCGCTCGACAGCGCGCTGCTGACCGCCAAGGTGGCCGGCCGCGCCAGTCGCCACCGCACGCTGCGCAGCCTGATGACGCGCGACAGCCTGACCCATTGCCTCAACCACACCCGCATCAAGGAATCGGTGGCGCTCGAGATCGAGCGCGCGCGGCGCGAGCGCAGCAGCTTCGCGGTCGCGATGATCGACATCGACCACTTCAAGGCGATCAACGATACCCACGGCCATCCGGTCGGTGACCGCGTGATCAAGAACCTGGCCCACCTGCTGCGCCAGCGGCTGCGCAAGTACGACCTGGTCGGCCGCTACGGCGGCGAGGAATTCCTGGTGGTGCTGCCCGGCACCACGGCCGAGACCGCGGCGGTGCTGATGGAACGCATGCGCGAATCGTTCGAGAAGCTCAACCACGGCCAGGGCGGCGCCGAGCTGCACGCGACCTTCAGCTGCGGCATCGCGGGCTTCCCGGCCGCCGACCACGCCGAGGCGCTGATCGAGCGCGCCGACGTGCGCGTGTACGAGGCCAAGCGGGCCGGGCGCAACCGGGTGGTGGCTCACGGGTGA
- a CDS encoding response regulator: MKTILSVDDSPSIRQMVNYTLESAGYAVVSAADGEEGLAQALARPCDLVLTDQNMPGMDGLALIRALRALPAYQKVPILMLTTESSDQMKAAGRAAGATGWLVKPFEPQRLLDVVRRVLP, translated from the coding sequence ATGAAGACGATCCTCTCGGTAGACGACTCGCCGTCGATCCGGCAGATGGTGAACTACACGCTGGAAAGCGCCGGCTACGCGGTGGTGTCCGCCGCCGACGGCGAGGAGGGCCTGGCGCAGGCGCTGGCCAGGCCGTGCGACCTGGTGCTGACCGACCAGAACATGCCGGGCATGGACGGCCTCGCGCTGATCCGCGCCCTGCGCGCGCTGCCGGCCTACCAGAAGGTGCCGATCCTGATGCTGACCACCGAGTCGAGCGACCAGATGAAGGCGGCCGGCCGCGCCGCCGGGGCGACCGGCTGGCTGGTCAAGCCGTTCGAGCCGCAGCGGCTGCTCGACGTCGTGCGGCGCGTGCTGCCCTGA
- a CDS encoding chemotaxis protein CheW: MTETTPGTRPAAGEFLSFTLGHEEYGIDILKVQEIRGYDAVTPIANAPDFMKGVMNLRGVIVPLLDLRLKFKVGQPTYDQFTIVIVLNVGTRVVGIVVDAVSDVITLAPEQIRTLPEFSSAIDIGYVRGLATVDERMVILIEIEQLLLGPEMGLCDAPDA; encoded by the coding sequence ATGACCGAAACCACTCCCGGCACGAGGCCGGCCGCCGGCGAATTCCTCTCCTTCACGCTGGGCCACGAGGAATACGGCATCGACATCCTCAAGGTGCAGGAGATCCGCGGCTACGACGCGGTGACCCCGATCGCCAACGCGCCCGACTTCATGAAGGGCGTGATGAACCTGCGCGGCGTGATCGTGCCGCTCTTGGACCTGCGGCTGAAGTTCAAGGTCGGCCAGCCGACCTACGACCAGTTCACCATCGTCATCGTGCTCAACGTCGGCACGCGGGTGGTCGGCATCGTGGTCGACGCGGTGTCCGACGTGATCACGCTGGCGCCCGAGCAGATCCGCACGCTGCCCGAATTCAGCTCGGCCATCGACATCGGCTACGTGCGCGGCCTCGCCACGGTGGACGAGCGCATGGTCATCCTGATCGAGATCGAACAATTGCTGCTGGGCCCGGAAATGGGCCTCTGCGACGCCCCGGACGCATAG